One window from the genome of Streptomyces sp. NBC_01476 encodes:
- a CDS encoding ABC transporter substrate-binding protein, with the protein MRNTASRVRLAAAAAAASILVLAGCSSSDHSGSSSAASCEPAKGKVTLQYWNTVPGMDKVVDVWNKQNPDIQVQIKNISNDQYGTISNALKAGKAPDLAQVGYDELPNLRTQNAFVDASACSAATAAKSKFVPWTWSQTSFGGTGVFAFPQDTGPMALYVRSDLFKQHGLTVPTTWDEYAADAQKLHTADPKLTMTFFDPNNAEWFNGLLWQNSAEMYSYSGDKWHVSIESDQSKQVADYWQKLIDDKLVRTDLANGSTQMYAAYQKNQIASYVGAAWGYSMFRDNLPSQAGKWSIVPMPTWGSSAASGDWGGSTVAFMKGSKNLYESVKFNTWLNTDPQALALENKLGGLYSAATAGTQLPALSQGVPYYNNEKIFDVFAESSKNIDTSFSWGPTQKTVNLSLQDAMAKAAAGDGTLSDALSTAQATALKSMKDLAIPAEAGK; encoded by the coding sequence CGCGAAGGGCAAGGTCACCCTCCAGTACTGGAACACCGTTCCGGGCATGGACAAGGTCGTCGACGTGTGGAACAAGCAGAACCCGGACATCCAGGTTCAGATAAAGAACATCTCCAACGACCAGTACGGCACGATCAGCAACGCCCTCAAGGCGGGCAAGGCCCCGGACCTCGCCCAGGTCGGCTACGACGAACTGCCCAACCTGCGCACCCAGAACGCCTTCGTGGACGCCTCGGCCTGTTCCGCGGCCACCGCCGCCAAGTCGAAGTTCGTGCCGTGGACCTGGTCCCAGACCAGCTTCGGCGGCACCGGCGTGTTCGCCTTCCCGCAGGACACCGGCCCGATGGCCCTCTACGTGCGCAGCGACCTCTTCAAGCAGCACGGCCTCACGGTCCCCACCACCTGGGACGAGTACGCGGCGGACGCGCAGAAGCTGCACACCGCGGACCCCAAGCTCACCATGACGTTCTTCGACCCGAACAACGCCGAGTGGTTCAACGGCCTGCTCTGGCAGAACAGCGCCGAGATGTACTCGTACTCCGGCGACAAGTGGCACGTCAGCATCGAGTCCGACCAGAGCAAGCAGGTCGCCGACTACTGGCAGAAGCTGATCGACGACAAGCTCGTCCGCACCGACCTCGCCAACGGCTCGACCCAGATGTACGCGGCGTACCAGAAGAACCAGATCGCCAGCTACGTCGGCGCGGCCTGGGGCTACAGCATGTTCCGCGACAACCTGCCCAGCCAGGCCGGCAAGTGGTCGATCGTCCCGATGCCGACGTGGGGCAGCAGCGCCGCCTCCGGTGACTGGGGCGGGTCCACCGTCGCGTTCATGAAGGGCAGCAAGAACCTCTACGAGTCGGTCAAGTTCAACACCTGGCTGAACACCGACCCGCAGGCCCTCGCGCTGGAGAACAAGCTGGGCGGCCTCTACTCGGCGGCCACCGCCGGCACCCAGCTGCCCGCGCTCTCGCAGGGCGTGCCGTACTACAACAACGAGAAGATCTTCGACGTCTTCGCCGAGTCGTCCAAGAACATCGACACGAGCTTCTCCTGGGGCCCCACCCAGAAGACGGTGAACCTGAGCCTGCAGGACGCGATGGCCAAGGCGGCAGCCGGTGACGGCACGCTCAGCGACGCGCTCTCCACCGCCCAGGCGACGGCGCTGAAGTCGATGAAGGATCTCGCGATCCCGGCCGAGGCAGGCAAGTGA
- a CDS encoding carbohydrate ABC transporter permease, translating into MTDTETRVARVAAPRESRRRRPGGGGPRAGTIVAFLTPFFLPFVLFYLVPVGYAIWQSFRVVRRSGGQYGTSYTTWGGFEQYGQVFQNSEFWSSIERIGLFGIVQVPVMLFVALIMALLLDTPLLKIKAFFRISAFMPYAVPGVIAAIMWSYLYSPQLSPVVDLLQGIGLHPDFLGPGAVLWSAANVSTWLWTGYNMLIMYSALQSIPQEIYEAAKLDGAGNWAIAWQIKVPIIAPSIVLTTVFSIIGTLQLYAEPAVLRQISSNISSTFTPNMLAYAVASGNNYQQAAAISVVIALITFVLSFGFMRLTSKRAGL; encoded by the coding sequence ATGACTGACACCGAAACCCGCGTGGCGCGGGTGGCGGCGCCCCGAGAGTCCCGCCGCCGCCGTCCAGGCGGCGGCGGGCCCCGGGCGGGCACCATCGTCGCGTTCCTGACCCCGTTCTTCCTCCCGTTCGTGCTCTTCTACCTGGTGCCGGTCGGCTACGCGATCTGGCAGAGCTTCCGGGTCGTGCGCCGCAGCGGCGGCCAGTACGGCACCTCCTACACGACCTGGGGCGGCTTCGAGCAGTACGGGCAGGTTTTCCAGAACTCCGAGTTCTGGTCCAGCATCGAGCGCATCGGGCTCTTCGGCATCGTGCAGGTGCCGGTCATGCTCTTCGTGGCGCTGATCATGGCGCTGCTGCTCGACACCCCGCTGCTGAAGATCAAGGCGTTCTTCCGCATCTCGGCGTTCATGCCCTACGCCGTGCCGGGTGTCATCGCCGCGATCATGTGGTCGTACCTCTACTCCCCGCAGCTCAGCCCGGTGGTTGACCTGCTTCAGGGGATCGGGCTGCACCCCGACTTCCTCGGCCCTGGCGCCGTGCTCTGGTCCGCGGCGAACGTCTCCACCTGGCTGTGGACCGGCTACAACATGCTGATCATGTACTCGGCGCTGCAGTCGATCCCGCAGGAGATCTACGAGGCAGCCAAGCTCGACGGCGCCGGCAACTGGGCGATCGCGTGGCAGATCAAGGTCCCGATCATCGCTCCGTCGATCGTCCTCACCACGGTCTTCTCGATCATCGGCACGCTCCAGCTCTACGCCGAGCCGGCCGTACTGCGCCAGATCTCCTCGAACATCTCCAGCACGTTCACCCCGAACATGCTCGCGTACGCGGTGGCCTCCGGGAACAACTACCAGCAGGCAGCGGCGATCTCCGTGGTCATCGCCCTCATCACCTTCGTCCTGAGCTTCGGGTTCATGCGACTGACCTCGAAGAGGGCCGGACTGTGA
- a CDS encoding carbohydrate ABC transporter permease, whose amino-acid sequence MALMLLLTIYFLLPVYFLIVAATKPQGDLAATNGLAFSHFNLFSNLHTLFTRNDGIFLKWALNSVIYAVLGAAVGTLISALCGYALAKFRFKGREFLFSVVLGGVLVPTTALALPLFLLFSATGLVNTYFAVFLPSIVSPFGVYLARIFAAAAVPEELLESARLDGAGEFRTFFSVSSRLMAPSLVTIFLFQFVAIWNNFFLPMVMLQKESLFPVTLGLYEWNGQTARAPLLQESVITGSLVSIVPVIIVFILLQRFWRTGLASGSLK is encoded by the coding sequence ATGGCGCTGATGCTGCTGCTGACGATCTACTTCCTGCTGCCGGTCTACTTCCTGATCGTCGCGGCGACGAAACCGCAGGGCGACCTGGCCGCCACCAACGGGCTGGCGTTCTCGCACTTCAACCTCTTCAGCAATCTGCACACCCTGTTCACCCGCAACGACGGCATCTTCCTGAAGTGGGCCCTGAACAGCGTCATTTACGCGGTGCTCGGCGCGGCGGTGGGCACCTTGATCTCCGCGCTGTGCGGCTACGCGCTCGCCAAGTTCAGGTTCAAGGGCCGCGAGTTCCTCTTCTCCGTGGTCCTCGGCGGGGTCCTGGTGCCCACCACGGCGCTGGCGCTCCCGCTGTTCCTGCTCTTCTCGGCGACCGGGCTCGTCAACACCTACTTCGCGGTATTCCTGCCGAGCATCGTCAGCCCGTTCGGCGTCTACCTGGCCCGGATCTTCGCCGCCGCGGCCGTCCCCGAGGAACTCCTGGAGTCGGCCCGGCTGGACGGCGCCGGCGAGTTCCGTACCTTCTTCTCGGTGTCGTCGCGGCTGATGGCGCCGTCACTGGTGACCATCTTCCTCTTCCAGTTCGTCGCGATCTGGAACAACTTCTTCCTGCCCATGGTGATGCTGCAGAAGGAGTCGCTCTTCCCGGTCACGCTCGGGCTCTACGAGTGGAACGGCCAGACCGCCCGGGCCCCGCTGCTGCAGGAATCGGTGATCACCGGCTCGCTGGTCTCGATCGTGCCCGTGATCATCGTCTTCATCCTGCTGCAGCGGTTCTGGCGCACCGGGCTCGCCTCCGGCTCGCTGAAGTGA
- a CDS encoding glycosyl hydrolase-related protein, giving the protein MQKSAGSAVFVPHFHWDREWYEPFQVFRHRLVTALDTVLETAEANPEFRFTVDGQMAAVEDYLEMRPENRDRVVALVARGQLAIGPWLILLDEFLCSGETIVRNLRMGWEAAAELGGSMAVGYLPDMFGHVAQMPQILARAGFEHAALWRGVPGSVAGHAFRWRAPDGSEVRTEFLFDGYDNGLDVLLVPDQIGRALGEYAEMTADRWGSDPVLAMAGTDHNAPDPQLTSWLRKASGDERAITVATLEEYIRGHARDEVTAVVTGELRSHVRGNILPGVLSVRLGLKQRMAVAERTIDHAERMNALWSRRDDSPFLSLAWHKIIESTAHDSVVGSGTDETCDQVEARLAEAAQTARAVRDAALAEAAARVPNDGYLVANPLPFARTAAVEVDVVAPPEGSVLVATAADGSTQPVQLISKAPTVLSDERMDASQLERVLRRIHRRELFGRLIDRYELTPGSLVFHLAEVPAGGPFDLLILRAKVAEAAAAHPGEWRVLTLEEARATALVPVHVPATGLTGFRVGPADGTPAPPASFVPATATGRTLSNGLVHVAVAADGTLAVTGADGSVLLGVGRLVDGGDRGDSYNYGPPAKDVLVSEPAGVTVDVLENGPLRSRTRITRVYPWPAALSGDRDVRSGETVPTPVETLVEVRAGEPFVRVSTSFLNRSADHRLRFHVPLPEPAAGSAAAGQFAVTERGLTAEGGWGEYPIPTFPASSFVSAGAATVLLDHATEYELVSDGSEVAITLLRAIGSISVNIHPFRDEPAATEIPAPGAQDLGMRVENRFAVLPSATGWQGANAVALAELFRNDVLVARGTAPAGGQLPPDATGVQVDGADVFVSAVRRVTAEDGAAGTEIRLVAMSGTGATARLTGPFTEATTVDLLGRPLSTTPAADGLELALGPWEIRTVVVR; this is encoded by the coding sequence ATGCAGAAATCCGCCGGCTCCGCCGTTTTCGTGCCCCATTTCCACTGGGACCGGGAGTGGTACGAGCCTTTCCAGGTGTTCCGGCACCGGCTTGTCACCGCTCTCGACACCGTGCTGGAGACGGCAGAGGCGAACCCGGAGTTCCGGTTCACCGTCGACGGGCAGATGGCGGCGGTCGAGGACTATCTGGAGATGCGGCCGGAGAACCGCGACCGGGTCGTCGCCCTGGTCGCCCGCGGGCAGCTCGCCATCGGGCCGTGGCTGATCCTGCTGGACGAGTTCCTCTGCTCCGGTGAGACCATCGTGCGCAACCTGCGGATGGGGTGGGAGGCGGCGGCAGAGCTCGGCGGGTCGATGGCCGTCGGCTATCTGCCGGACATGTTCGGCCACGTCGCGCAGATGCCGCAGATCCTGGCGCGGGCCGGATTCGAGCACGCGGCGCTGTGGCGCGGCGTCCCCGGCTCCGTCGCGGGCCATGCCTTCCGCTGGCGTGCGCCGGACGGCTCCGAGGTGCGCACCGAGTTCCTCTTCGACGGCTACGACAACGGCCTCGACGTCCTGCTGGTGCCCGACCAGATCGGCCGGGCATTGGGGGAGTACGCGGAGATGACGGCCGACCGCTGGGGCAGCGACCCGGTGCTCGCGATGGCCGGCACCGACCACAACGCGCCCGACCCGCAGCTCACCTCCTGGCTGCGGAAGGCGTCGGGCGACGAACGCGCCATCACCGTCGCGACGCTGGAGGAGTACATCCGCGGCCATGCGCGCGACGAGGTCACCGCCGTCGTCACCGGTGAACTGCGCAGCCACGTACGCGGCAACATCCTCCCGGGAGTGCTCTCCGTACGGCTCGGGCTCAAGCAGCGGATGGCCGTGGCCGAGCGCACCATCGACCACGCCGAGCGGATGAACGCCCTGTGGTCCCGGCGGGACGACTCGCCGTTCCTCTCGCTCGCCTGGCACAAGATCATCGAGTCGACGGCGCATGACTCGGTCGTCGGCTCCGGCACCGACGAGACCTGCGACCAGGTCGAAGCGCGGCTCGCCGAGGCAGCGCAGACCGCACGGGCGGTACGGGACGCGGCCCTCGCCGAGGCCGCCGCCCGGGTGCCGAACGACGGCTACCTGGTGGCCAATCCGCTGCCGTTCGCCCGCACGGCCGCGGTCGAGGTGGATGTCGTCGCCCCGCCGGAGGGGAGCGTGCTGGTGGCCACCGCCGCCGACGGCTCGACCCAGCCCGTGCAGCTGATATCCAAGGCCCCGACCGTGCTCAGCGACGAGCGGATGGACGCCTCGCAGCTGGAACGGGTGCTGCGCCGCATCCACCGCCGCGAACTCTTCGGCCGGCTGATCGACCGTTACGAACTCACCCCCGGATCGCTGGTCTTCCACCTCGCCGAGGTGCCGGCCGGCGGACCGTTCGACCTGCTGATCCTGCGCGCGAAGGTCGCCGAGGCAGCCGCCGCGCACCCGGGGGAGTGGCGGGTGCTGACGCTGGAGGAGGCCCGCGCGACCGCGCTGGTACCGGTGCACGTCCCGGCCACCGGGCTCACGGGCTTCCGGGTCGGACCCGCCGACGGCACGCCCGCGCCGCCGGCGTCGTTCGTGCCCGCCACGGCGACCGGCCGCACCCTGTCCAACGGCCTGGTCCACGTCGCGGTCGCCGCCGACGGCACCCTGGCGGTGACCGGCGCGGACGGTTCCGTGCTGCTCGGCGTGGGCCGACTCGTCGACGGCGGCGACCGCGGTGACAGCTACAACTACGGCCCGCCGGCCAAGGACGTGCTCGTCTCCGAGCCGGCCGGCGTCACGGTCGACGTCCTGGAGAACGGCCCGCTGCGGTCAAGGACCCGGATCACCCGCGTCTACCCGTGGCCCGCCGCGCTCTCCGGCGACCGCGACGTGCGCAGCGGCGAGACCGTACCGACCCCGGTGGAGACCCTGGTGGAGGTCCGGGCGGGCGAGCCGTTCGTACGGGTCTCCACCTCGTTCCTGAACCGGTCCGCCGACCACCGGCTGCGCTTCCATGTGCCGCTGCCCGAGCCGGCCGCCGGGTCCGCCGCCGCGGGGCAGTTCGCCGTCACCGAGCGCGGGCTCACCGCCGAGGGCGGCTGGGGCGAATACCCGATCCCGACCTTCCCGGCGAGCTCCTTCGTCTCGGCCGGCGCCGCCACCGTCCTGCTCGACCACGCCACCGAGTACGAACTCGTCAGCGACGGCTCCGAGGTGGCCATCACCCTGCTGCGCGCCATCGGCTCCATCAGCGTCAACATCCACCCGTTCCGTGACGAGCCCGCCGCGACCGAGATCCCCGCACCCGGCGCGCAGGATCTCGGCATGCGCGTCGAGAACAGGTTCGCCGTCCTGCCCTCGGCGACCGGCTGGCAGGGGGCGAACGCGGTCGCGCTCGCCGAACTCTTCCGCAACGACGTGCTGGTCGCCCGCGGCACCGCCCCCGCCGGCGGCCAACTGCCCCCCGACGCCACCGGCGTACAGGTGGACGGTGCGGACGTCTTCGTGTCGGCCGTCCGCCGGGTCACCGCCGAGGACGGCGCGGCCGGCACCGAGATCCGGCTGGTCGCGATGAGCGGCACCGGCGCGACCGCCCGCCTGACCGGCCCGTTCACCGAGGCCACCACCGTCGATCTGCTCGGCAGGCCACTGTCCACCACGCCGGCCGCGGACGGACTCGAACTCGCCCTCGGCCCCTGGGAGATCCGCACCGTCGTGGTCCGGTAG